A genomic window from Myotis daubentonii chromosome 4, mMyoDau2.1, whole genome shotgun sequence includes:
- the LOC132233156 gene encoding transcriptional regulator Kaiso-like, which yields MESRKLISAIDIQYSGSLLNYLNEQRGHGLFCDVTVIVEDRKFRAHRNILSASSTYFHQLLSVAGQVVELSFIRAEIFAEILNYIYSSKIVRVRSDLLDELIKSGQLLGVKFIIELGVPLSQVKSISHTAQDGNSETLSSGSSDRNLEVQKSKDKTQDNGATIMPIITESFSLSAEDYETKKIIVTDSDDDDDVIFCSEILPAKETLPSTNAVAQATPNSGSVAISDVAPCASNNSPALTNNTPPQKLPTPVNQATLSQTQASEKVLVSSAQTHLTPNIILLNQAPHNTPPNVSPSLPNHMPPSINLLVQNQQTPNSTVLKGNKANDNEEEEIIDDDDDTISSSPDSAVSNTSLVPQADTPKNTTFNGSLVQKMQIPTLLQEPLSNSLKVSDIITRNTNDPGLESKHLMEGQKIITLDTATEIEGLSAAGKVYANIDENIYDIVIPVKDDPDEGEARLENEIPKTISSEPANKRMKVKYDDHYELIVDGRVYYICIVCKRSYACLTSFRRHFNIHSWEKKYPCRYCEKVFPLAEYRTKHEIHHTGERRYQCLVCGKSFINYQFTSSHIKSVHSQVPSGDSKLYHLHPCRSLQIRQYAYLPDRSGTVPIMKDDGIGYKVDAGKEPPIGTTSTPQNKPMTWEYIFIQQENDSIFKQNVIDGSTEFEFIIPESY from the coding sequence ATGGAGAGTAGAAAACTGATTTCTGCTATAGACATTCAATACTCGGGCAGTCTGCTGAACTACTTGAATGAGCAACGTGGCCATGGACTCTTCTGTGATGTTACCGTTATTGTGGAAGACCGAAAATTCCGGGCCCACAGGAATATTCTTTCTGCTTCTAGTACTTACTTCCATCAGCTCTTATCAGTTGCTGGGCAAGTTGTTGAACTAAGCTTTATAAGAGCAGAGATCTTTGCAGAAATTCTCAATTATATCTATAGTTCTAAAATTGTTCGAGTTAGATCAGATTTACTTGACGAGTTAATTAAATCAGGGCAGTTGTTAGGAGTTAAGTTTATAATAGAGCTTGGTGTCCCGTTGTCACAGGTTAAAAGCATCTCACATACAGCTCAGGATGGTAATTCAGAAACCTTATCTTCTGGTTCTAGTGACAGGAACCTTGAAGTacaaaaatcaaaagacaaaacCCAAGATAATGGGGCAACTATAATGCCTATTATaacagagtctttttccttatctgctGAAGATTATGAGACAAAAAAGATTATTGTTACTGattcagatgatgatgatgatgttattTTCTGCTCTGAGATTCTGCCTGCAAAGGAGACTTTGCCAAGTACCAATGCAGTGGCACAGGCTACGCCTAACTCAGGCTCTGTTGCTATTTCAGATGTTGCACCTTGTGCTAGCAATAACTCTCCTGCTTTAACAAATAACACACCTCCTCAGAAACTTCCTACTCCTGTGAACCAGGCAACCCTGAGCCAAACACAAGCAAGTGAAAAAGTGCTGGTATCTTCCGCCCAGACACATCTGACTCCTAACATCATTTTGTTAAATCAGGCACCACATAATACGCCACCAAATGTCAGTCCTTCACTTCCAAATCATATGCCTCCTTCAATCAACTTACTTGTGCAGAATCAGCAGACACCGAACAGTACTGTTTTGAAAGGAAACAAGGCCAATGACAACGAGGAGGAGGAAATTATAGATGACGACGACGACACTATTAGCTCCAGCCCAGATTCGGCTGTCAGTAATACATCTTTGGTCCCTCAGGCTGATACTCCCAAAAATACCACTTTTAATGGATCACTGGTACAGAAGATGCAGATCCCTACACTTCTGCAAGAGCCACTTTCCAATTCTTTAAAAGTTTCAGATATAATTACTAGAAACACTAATGATCCAGGTTTAGAATCAAAACATCTAATGGAGGGTCAGAAGATCATTACTTTAGATACAGCTACTGAAATTGAAGGCTTGTCAGCTGCTGGCAAGGTTTATGCAAATattgatgaaaatatttatgacataGTGATCCCTGTCAAAGATGACCCTGATGAAGGGGAGGCCAGACTTGAGAATGAGATACCAAAAACAATTAGCAGTGAGCCGGCCAACAAACGTATGAAAGTAAAATATGATGATCACTATGAGTTAATAGTAGATGGAAGGGTCTATTATATCTGTATTGTATGCAAAAGGTCATATGCCTGTCTGACAAGCTTCCGGAGACATTTTAACATTCATTCTTGGGAAAAGAAGTATCCTTGCCGTTACTGTGAGAAGGTATTTCCTCTTGCAGAATATCGCACAAAGCATGAAATTCATCACACAGGGGAGCGAAGATATCAATGTTTGGTTTGTGGCAAATCTTTCATCAACTATCAATTTACGTCTTCACACATAAAGTCAGTTCATAGTCAAGTTCCTTCTGGAGACTCAAAGCTTTATCATTTACATCCATGCAGGTCTTTACAGATCAGACAATATGCATACCTCCCTGATAGGTCAGGCACTGTGCCTATAATGAAGGATGATGGTATTGGGTATAAGGTTGATGCTGGGAAAGAACCTCCCATAGGGACCACATCCACTCCTCAGAACAAGCCAATGACctgggaatatatttttattcagcaGGAAAATGATTCAATTTTTAAACAGAATGTAATAGATGGCAGTACTGAGTTTGAATTTATAATACCAGAATCTTATTGA